The nucleotide sequence agcatcgAAGGGTTAAATCTGATGTATTTCTGTGGTGGTTCCCTGTAAGAGTTTTGTCTAAAGAGAACAACAAAAAGGAATTAAATTAATTTCCTGTGCATTAAATCAACAAATCTGACTGAACATATGAGTTGCATTTAAGGAGAACATTTcacctttttcaaaataattaacTGCAACAGCAGCTTTCAATAAGACGAttcagtttaaaagtgcaatttGCAGAGACTTCAGTTCCTTCAGAAAAGTTTGTACAAATCAGATGACACTGAATTGTAGTGCAGTATATATTGTAGTATATTTAGTCCTGTTTAGAAACACAGATTGTTCACTTCCTTCAGTAATTATTTTGTAGTTAATTGCTCATAAAGTATTGATGATGATTGAATGTGTGATTGATGAATATTCAACCACAGCAGTCGTACTTTAAGTGGCCTCATCAGATGATACCTAATTCTACCAATATTGGtggcctcaaaagttggtgaaatgtcaaccaaaaaagatatttttagtttaaaaatatggaaacatCCATATAATTACACTTGAAGTTGGGATTAGTGTCAACTAATAATACCAGTTCTGTCGGGCTTTTAGCACACCGTTGATGTCCAGTTTCATTTGTCTTGATCTTATACCCATGAAGTGTTTCAATAAACACGACATTAACTCTGATGTGTGTTGGATTATCATCAGTTTCTCTGGTCAGTGTTCATTTTAACTGGATGTGTGGGAACAtttgatgaatcaaaattaacCCTCATAAGTTGTTAAATTCTGCATGAAGACAGCGTGGAAACAAATTGTAACTTTGCACACAAATAGACCCCAATGTACATCAGCTTTGTGGTTCTATGAATGACTCCTCATCACAATTTTGGCCAGATAGCAAAAAATGCAACCTTGGCTTACCACACTTACCACATATGAAATTCTACTAATGTTGTAGTCTGAAAAGTTGGTTGAAAGACtcaagtttttaaagaaaatatgggaacatacatgtatatacactTGGAAGAACTTTCTGGGGCCCTATTTCCACCCTCATTTGAATATTTcacaccttttttttcccattatcaggggaaatacattaaaaaaactggCCTCATCTGGAGCAATTTGGTCATTTGGATTTTCTGTATAtcataaacattaaagatgccTTTACTATCAatgtacatgaaaatacaatgGAATTCTGTTGTCAGTGGCATCATGAGTCGCAGTGGACACCGTTGAGGAAATGTTGCACCCggataaacagaaaatatgaatatatatagaagtttaaaaaaaaataaaataaaagtacataaTTGCTTTTATGAGTCGTAGTTCAGCTAAACTTGTTCTGCTCAAACCATCCATATGGGAGCAGTTCTATAAATACATTCTTGGTAAATGGCTACTTATAGTATCTGAATATATTTACTCAGGTATTGTAAGATAATTGTCCTAATATCATCCAGATCACATTGAGattacacaaacaagacatttttagcactgcaattaaaaaaaagatccatTTAGATGATTTTGTACTTGTAGCTTTACTTTTAAAACATCGATACGTTATTGTATTACACAGGTAGACATTAGACTTTGTAGTTAAATTGTAACCTATAAATTGAATTTATAAATCATGatgggaaagaaagaaagaaagaaagaaagaagctgaGGACATAATTAAAACGTTAACTGTGTTTCTGCCGGAACTTCACAGTGTGACACCCGATGCGGAAGTAAATAATGGAACGCCTTCGGCAGCGTTAGTTTTCCTGATGTGTAGAAGTTTTTACAGACTGATGTGTTGTCTCATCACAGATGAATATTTCTTCAGATGAAATAAAGATGAGCTCAGTCCAGAATCTGAGAGAGTTGATCAACCAGcgactaactgctgctgctgaagaaatattcacagagtttgagaaaaccatcgtccagtacgaggaggagatcgatcgtcagcgcagactgctggaaaacatctggaaaaccgaaacacacacaccaggtATGTTCAGCTAGACTTCGCAACAGAAACTGACTTAACGTTTAGATTACTACGCGGTTAGAAACATGAGGGAGCAAATGAAGACAACCGGATAGGTTAGCATGCTAAGGGAGCTAACGAAGCTAATGCTACCTGACGGCTGATAAGCTAACAGGACAACAGACCACGTATTTGTGGCGTTTGGAGTTCCTGGAAGAAGACTTGGTCAGGAGGTTACACGGCGTCATCAACTCACAGATGAACAAAACTGTTAACATGAACTGTCGGATTCTGTTAttgtgagaaaaacaaacaaatgaagaaaGTCTTGTCTTggacacagcagcaggatccaaaCTGTGCAGTTCACTCACATCAGATGATTTCATTAATTATATTCAGCTTCTGGTGTGTCATTGTGATCAGCTTTACTCAAACACGTCTACTGCACAGCAAACAGAATAGATTTACAGTGAAATCACTGGGAACTCAATGGTCGCGTTAAGATGAATGCAGCATCATCAGGGCTTTCGagatgtttgtattttcagcaCAAGCCCCCTTTAAAGGTCCCCTTCAGAAACAAAATGTagtttgtgatttgttttttttttggggtgTTTCAAGTGGATTATTGCAGGGAGTGTATGGTATTTACAGCAGTGTCATTACTGCAATAATGGAAGGTCActtcagtaaaaatacaataaataaataaataaaaactaggCAACACTCAGCCTAATAAAATCACACTTTACCATCCTCTCACTATGACATTAATGTCAGTGTTTCCTGAGCCATCAACTGAATGCCAGAAATGCAGTGATTCATAATGGGAATCTTAGTGTTATCTGGCTATTTAGACAGATTTAATTTGCAACATCAGGCTCTGAACTTTCCACAAGAACGATTAAGGTAAATTATATTTAGTTTTCTGTGTAAAACAAATAAGATCACGTTCATTTAATTACTGaaattttcatgtttctgtcttACTCTGATCAATGCACTTCTACAGAAAGCAATGTATGTAATTCTTACTGAAAATACAGTCAGTCTACAATTCTACAGCTTCAttcagcagatgcttttatccataGCGACGTACAACTAcaagtagatacaacacaagcaaggatctagtcaggagaaacaacctggataagtgccatagaATAAGTTGAAGTGTCATAGGACCTTGGTGTATACAGTCCTGCAGTGCAGGAGGTAACTGCACTGCCTATGGACAGGTAAAGCAATCCAAGAAAAAATCCCCATGTATGATGTCTGCAGTATGATCTATGAGCCCTGGCCTCATTGGACAAGAGGACACCTTCCTCTCAAATCCCACTTTGAGCCCTGGATGTCCTCCGTGTGTGACAGTCAGGCTTTTATGGtccattacatgttttcaatcTATTCCACAGTGATAAATCAGTCAGCTCAGTTAAAACTAGACTGTATTAGCTCAGCTAAATGTTTTTCCTGGAGGAACTGTGCACCAGTCAGGAGGAAGAGCAGGTTTCTACTAAGCAGTCCATGGTTGCTATTAGTTGGGTCCTGCTGGTCATAGACCCCAGGGTGGACTCAGAAGTTGCTGGAGGAATTACATATCTCATTGGGCCTGGGAATGCCACGATATCCCCCCAGAAGGACTTGGAAAATTAGGGAAAGAGACATCTGGAATgccctgcttagcctgctgccacaGACACTTGACTGTAGTTAAGAGGAAGATGGTGAGGGCATGTTTTTCCATCACCTCAttagtaacttttttttttcttgtgtccCTTTGTTTTTCCAGATCTCCCACAGCAACATGTCCGTCAAAAGGAGGACCAGCAGCTCTGTAACCAGGAGAGAAACTCCAGTCTGGACCATGAGTACCCagagcctccacagattaaagaggaacaggagaaaGTCTTGACCAGTCGGGGGCCAGATCAGTTTGTGCTGAAGCAGAGGACTGATATGTTGACTCAGTGCACATCCAAATGTAAAGAGTTTTCCAGAGAAATATTTGGTGTCTTTGAAAAAACACTCATCCACTATGAGGAAGAGGTTGATTGTCAGCGCAGACTGTTGGATGCCTTCTGGAAACCCAAAATACAGTTAGACAGAATAGGTATGTCAAATTATAGTAATGCCAGTGAAATCTAAATATGACTGGTGTAGCTCTACGCTTAACTAACcttaagatttttatttttaggtaATGTTGGCAAATTTAATGCAAAACCatgcatattttatttagtgGGTAATACCCGTGATGCAGTGTCCACAATGTTCAACTcgaaaatgttaatttaaatacagtatgtaTGAGAAAACAAAGCAATCTTACCTCTATCTTCAGAtgattttagctgtaatttgtGGTTTGACGTAACTACTTGACTGACAATTAGCACTGATTACAAGTGGAAAGTTGCTCCCTGATTGTTTTGTACGCTGACCTTTGGTAACGAGAGGAAAGAGCTGAGAGTCACTTATACTGGTGTATCCAAATAATGTGTACATTACATCCCAAATTTGTACATGGGAAATTTAACTCACTTATTTTAGTAACATTTAAACTTTGTAAAGCTATGCTTTTGTTTACAATGAGAAAATTATTGGCTGCAATGTGTAGTTTTCTGTAATGATATTAGtatcctttttcttttgtttgtttattcctGCAGATGTACAacagcagtgtagggagaaggaGGTTCTCGCTGACCAGCTGCTTTGTTACCAAGAGAGGAACCACAGTCTgcaacagaagaacccagaGGCTCCACGAATTGAAGAGAACCAGGAGAAACTCTACACCAGTCTGACCCAGGCAGATCCAGAACCTCAACAGATtgaacagcagcaggagaaactctGCAGCAGTCGGGACCAGGAGGACCCAGAGCCTCCACAGatgaaagaggaacaggaggagctCTGCACCAGTCTGAACCATGCAGAACTAGAACCCCAAATGATTAAACAGGATGAGGAGAAACTCTGCACCAGTCAAGAGATACAGCAACTTGTGCTGAAGCAGGAAACTGATACCTTTAGAATGACTTCCACTCATGAGGAAAGCGACCACCGTGAGCTGGACCCAAACAGTAACCAGCTCCTCTTTTACAACTTTCCCGTAACTGAGAGCCCAGAATGCCAATTTCAAGAACATCACAGACCCCACACGGGTGTGAAGCCATATGCCTGTAAAACATGTGGGAAAACTTTCAGTCGACGTGATCATTTATTGTCCCACACGAGAACGCACACAGGTGAGAAACCAtattcttgtgaaacatgtgggaaaaGTTTCACTCAGAGTGGTAATTTGTTGTATCacataaaaactcacacaggtgagaagccatattCTTGCAACACatgtgggaaaagtttcagtctAAGTAGTCGTTTGACTGTTCACTTAAGAAGTCATACAGGTGAGAAGCCTTATTCTTGTGAAACATGCGGGAAAAGTTTCACGCAACGCAGTCGTTTGTTGcaccacatgagaactcacacaggtgagaagccttATCCTTGTGAAACATGCGGGAAAAGTTTCACCCAACGTGGTTGTTTGTTGCACCACATCAGAACTCACACGGGGGAAAAGCCGTTTTTTTGCAACACGTGTGAAAAAAGTTTCAGTCGACGTGAACATTTATTATCTCACATGAGGACTCACACAGGGGAAAAGGCATATTCTTGTAAAGCTTGTGGTAAAGCTTTTACTCAGCACTGTCATTTGTTGCGCCACATGAGGACTCACACAGGTGAAAAGCCCTATTCTTGTGAAACTTGTGGGAATAGTTTTAGTCAGCGTGGTCATTTGACTGTCCACATGAGaattcacacagatgacaaattgTATTCGTGTGAGACGTGTGGGAAAAGGTTCAATCAACGTGGTAATTTATTCTACCACATGATGACGCACACGGGGGAGAAGCCTTACCCCTGCCACGCATGTGGAGAAAGATTTAAATACGCATCGTCACTGAAAAATCATATGAAAACTCACGCAGGTAAAAAATTGTAATCTGGAAACATCTGTGGAAACCAGACTTGAAAAAACATGTAAGAATTTGTTCAGGTTCAAAGTTGTTCAGTTTCAAAGTTGATCTTTCTGATTCAAAGTGCCTTTTAACTTTACTGTAATACTCATTCTGTGAGTTTATTGGATATCACATTGTGGAAGATGGATCTGGTGAAATCTGTCAAACTGTCCAATGGATACATGCTGACTCTTACAGAAGAACATTAcatttgcaaaagaaaaacaatggaaGGTGTCTTATACTGATGAGGAAGGACTTAGTAATTCGTTTTACTTTAGTTATCAGTTTCTAATATATTTGAGAGCACATTATAGTAACTTACacaagttttttgtttgtttttttaattattttttaaaatgttatgctCATCAGTGAGTTAAATAGTTGAAGTCCTGTTCATCTTATTTaaatttgctgcatgtctttggaTGGTTCTTTGTAAATTTGTTTGTATACAgatcaaaaaaagaaacaaaaccgGATTCCTGCACAGTAACATCTGACAGCAATCGTAAATGAATTTCAAAGATAGTGTTTCAGTTCAATTtaacatttccacatgcagAGCCTTCATGTCTCCATGTTTCCTTCAGAAAAGCTTCCTCAGATCAGACAACACTGTTGTAGCACAATTGAAATTTAGCTTTGTAGCTGCCGTactaatgacaaaaattcaaccagcacaaagacacagtgaTTTCTCTCTTGTCTGATAATAAAATATTGACGACACAAAACTTTGACATTGTTATTGGGATGTGTGATCATTTTTTAACTCCAaacttttgtattttgttgtcacttgcagtttttttctgattaaaaaaataaacaacaaaatgttcattttgacacaatcattttcatctttttttaaaccctTTGATACGTGGTGTAGGTCAGGAGATACCtgttttccattggatttgggtcactttggaCCCATATTGTGTGTCACAGGTTTAAAGTTGTCACAGTGTTTCttagtgtgtcagtgtgtttttaatgttctaTGACTATGAAGGTTTTAGTGTTGTAACAGACTCTGACTTTAGAGAAAAGTGAGATCACATGTAGGTTTATATTTGTCAGCATTTGCCTGTGTGATAACATTAAATAGTTTTAATGGCAGAGATGTATCATAACGGTATCATGGGATCCTTCTTCAGATATGTTGAAATTaagttaaaatttaaaatttaaaaaattaaattgttaAAATTTGTCCATATGTTGGCAAGTgtcaacatgaagacaacatagAAACAAAGTGTAACCTTACACATTTAATGATGATATATAAACTCATATGCACATGAGCTTTAGTGGTCctacaaatgagtaaaaatcgccttttgacaaaataacaaaacactgCAACCTTAATCTATCTTACTCTCCACACATAAAATTCTACTTCaatcaaaagaaagaaacaatttttatttagatttgtcTCTGTAGCCTTGCTGTTGTTCTGAATCTCTTCATGTGAATATTTGGATGGAAAAAGATGAACCTGAATCTGTGAACTCAGTGTTTCTGCCGGAGCTTCACAGTGTGACACCTGGCGGAAGTAAACAATGAAAAGGCGCCTCCAGTTTTCCTGATGTGTGGACTGAGCTGGAGGACAGTTGTTTTGTCGTGTCTCAGAGGAATATTTGATCAGATGAAGTAACGATGAGTTCAGTCCAGAATCTGAGAGAGTTGATCAACCAGcgactaactgctgctgctgaagaaatattcacagagtttgAGAAAACCATCGTCCAGTACGAGGAGGAGATCGATCGTCAGGGCAGACTGctggataacatctggaaacatgaaacacacacatcgGGTATGTAAAGCTAGACTTCGTAATGCATAAAACTTTCGATCACTGCAGAGTTTAGAAACATGAGATGCAACCGGGAGCTAAGGAAGACAACACAAACTTACAGGTTAGCATGCCGAAGCTAACGCTGCCTGAAAGCTG is from Amphiprion ocellaris isolate individual 3 ecotype Okinawa chromosome 10, ASM2253959v1, whole genome shotgun sequence and encodes:
- the LOC111580486 gene encoding zinc finger protein ZFP2-like isoform X2; this translates as MNISSDEIKMSSVQNLRELINQRLTAAAEEIFTEFEKTIVQYEEEIDRQRRLLENIWKTETHTPDLPQQHVRQKEDQQLCNQERNSSLDHEYPEPPQIKEEQEKVLTSRGPDQFVLKQRTDMLTQCTSKYVQQQCREKEVLADQLLCYQERNHSLQQKNPEAPRIEENQEKLYTSLTQADPEPQQIEQQQEKLCSSRDQEDPEPPQMKEEQEELCTSLNHAELEPQMIKQDEEKLCTSQEIQQLVLKQETDTFRMTSTHEESDHRELDPNSNQLLFYNFPVTESPECQFQEHHRPHTGVKPYACKTCGKTFSRRDHLLSHTRTHTGEKPYSCETCGKSFTQSGNLLYHIKTHTGEKPYSCNTCGKSFSLSSRLTVHLRSHTGEKPYSCETCGKSFTQRSRLLHHMRTHTGEKPYPCETCGKSFTQRGCLLHHIRTHTGEKPFFCNTCEKSFSRREHLLSHMRTHTGEKAYSCKACGKAFTQHCHLLRHMRTHTGEKPYSCETCGNSFSQRGHLTVHMRIHTDDKLYSCETCGKRFNQRGNLFYHMMTHTGEKPYPCHACGERFKYASSLKNHMKTHAGKKL
- the LOC111580486 gene encoding zinc finger protein ZFP2-like isoform X1, coding for MNISSDEIKMSSVQNLRELINQRLTAAAEEIFTEFEKTIVQYEEEIDRQRRLLENIWKTETHTPDLPQQHVRQKEDQQLCNQERNSSLDHEYPEPPQIKEEQEKVLTSRGPDQFVLKQRTDMLTQCTSKCKEFSREIFGVFEKTLIHYEEEVDCQRRLLDAFWKPKIQLDRIDVQQQCREKEVLADQLLCYQERNHSLQQKNPEAPRIEENQEKLYTSLTQADPEPQQIEQQQEKLCSSRDQEDPEPPQMKEEQEELCTSLNHAELEPQMIKQDEEKLCTSQEIQQLVLKQETDTFRMTSTHEESDHRELDPNSNQLLFYNFPVTESPECQFQEHHRPHTGVKPYACKTCGKTFSRRDHLLSHTRTHTGEKPYSCETCGKSFTQSGNLLYHIKTHTGEKPYSCNTCGKSFSLSSRLTVHLRSHTGEKPYSCETCGKSFTQRSRLLHHMRTHTGEKPYPCETCGKSFTQRGCLLHHIRTHTGEKPFFCNTCEKSFSRREHLLSHMRTHTGEKAYSCKACGKAFTQHCHLLRHMRTHTGEKPYSCETCGNSFSQRGHLTVHMRIHTDDKLYSCETCGKRFNQRGNLFYHMMTHTGEKPYPCHACGERFKYASSLKNHMKTHAGKKL